A stretch of the Aegilops tauschii subsp. strangulata cultivar AL8/78 chromosome 4, Aet v6.0, whole genome shotgun sequence genome encodes the following:
- the LOC109735128 gene encoding lipase-like PAD4 produces MEDAEENSMFETSHVLGALLASSPLLARAWDRCAAAAAMGAASSGFAHGDGGGDGGTVYVAFSGLQAALSVARPAVASGADVFAPVGLGGDAAGARAFPQLAAAEPDAAAAGERVAVQALALRCFLKLCGSPEFQMLLNQIRGKAVVFTGHSLGGAIAALAALHYLCISSLSSSCSPSPVLCVTFGSPLLGNEALSRAILRERWGGNFCNVVSQHDVVPRLLFCPLDAVPVHVIIGMQLQQWPGHTHHTGVMTTRVVDAEQEGLRQLIQAHVRTVAMEQKLVDPESRGGSPYRPFGAYVLCSPEGAACVDNSTAAVQMLYATFAACYTRGDTTSLEAAHSCYGDLVLKMPQNLLLKRHLHAMDVLASMSNSNYDAGISLAMEASGIGSEATEATTARYWLKASKRAGRSPSLNCAGLSTRLGRITPCRAQIEWYKASFDADMGYYDAFKQQRSPKKFGKANIYRLKLGQFWDGVLTMLDNSQLPHDFHRRAKWVNAARFYQLLVEPLDIADYHRNNLHKTRGGYITHGRDRRYELFDKWWKEKGAFSGTSTGDTSVTATARSKYAGLTQDPCFWARVEEAWDQTESAQAEHDVAMLAMKLGRLREFERYARELVESKEVSIDVLAPQSSYTRWVEEWKKLLLRDEARTASLF; encoded by the exons ATGGAAGACGCAGAAGAAAATTCCAT GTTCGAGACCAGCCATGTCCTCGGCGCGCTGCTGGCCTCCTCGCCGCTGCTGGCGCGCGCCTGGGACCGGTGCGCGGCCGCCGCCGCGATGGGCGCCGCCTCCTCCGGGTTCGcgcacggcgacggcggcggggacgggGGGACGGTGTACGTGGCCTTCTCCGGCCTGCAGGCCGCGCTGTCGGTTGCGCGCCCGGCGGTGGCGAGCGGCGCCGACGTCTTCGCGCCGGTCGGCCTCGGCGGCGACGCGGCCGGGGCGCGGGCCTTCCCGCAGCTGGCGGCCGCCGAGCCGGACGCAGCCGCCGCCGGGGAGCGTGTCGCCGTGCAGGCGCTGGCTCTGCGGTGCTTCTTGAAACTGTGCGGCTCCCCTGAGTTCCAG ATGCTACTAAATCAGATCCGGGGCAAGGCGGTGGTGTTCACCGGCCACTCCCTcggtggagccatcgccgctctTGCGGCGCTGCACTACCTTTGCATCTCATCGTTAAGCTCGTCATGCAGTCCGTCTCCTGTGCTGTGTGTCACATTCGGGAGCCCACTGCTCGGCAACGAGGCCCTGTCCAGGGCCATCCTGCGAGAGCGGTGGGGCGGCAACTTCTGTAATGTCGTCTCACAGCACGACGTCGTCCCGAGGCTCCTCTTCTGCCCCCTAGACGCTGTCCCAGTGCACGTCATCATCGGTATGCAGCTGCAGCAATGGCCAGGACACACTCACCACACGGGTGTAATGACCACTCGTGTTGTGGACGCCGAGCAGGAGGGGCTGCGTCAACTGATACAGGCGCATGTCCGCACAGTGGCAATGGAGCAGAAGCTCGTGGACCCAGAATCGCGAGGGGGGAGCCCTTACCGTCCGTTCGGGGCCTACGTGCTGTGCTCGCCGGAAGGCGCAGCGTGCGTTGACAACTCAACAGCTGCAGTCCAGATGCTCTATGCCACATTCGCCGCCTGCTACACGCGGGGCGACACGACATCCCTGGAGGCCGCACACTCTTGCTATGGCGACCTTGTGCTGAAAATGCCACAGAACTTGCTCCTCAAGCGGCACCTGCATGCCATGGACGTGTTGGCATCCATGTCCAACTCCAACTACGATGCTGGCATCTCCCTAGCGATGGAGGCCTCCGGCATTGGCAGCGAGGCAACGGAGGCCACAACAGCGCGATACTGGCTGAAGGCGTCTAAGCGGGCGGGCCGCAGCCCAAGCCTGAACTGCGCGGGGCTCTCAACACGGCTGGGACGGATCACTCCATGCCGGGCACAGATCGAGTGGTACAAGGCATCATTCGACGCCGACATGGGGTACTACGACGCATTCAAGCAACAGAGGTCACCAAAGAAGTTCGGCAAGGCCAACATTTATCGCCTCAAGCTGGGCCAGTTTTGGGATGGTGTCCTCACAATGCTCGACAACAGCCAGCTGCCGCACGACTTCCATCGCCGGGCCAAGTGGGTGAACGCCGCCCGGTTCTACCAGCTCCTCGTCGAGCCACTGGACATCGCGGACTATCACCGCAACAACCTCCACAAGACAAGAGGCGGCTACATCACCCATGGTCGTGACAGAAG GTATGAGCTGTTCGACAAGTGGTGGAAGGAGAAGGGCGCCTTCAGTGGCACTAGCACCGGCGACACGTCGGTCACAGCGACAGCGAGGAGCAAGTACGCCGGGCTGACTCAGGATCCATGCTTCTGGGCGAGGGTGGAGGAGGCGTGGGATCAGACTGAAAGCGCCCAGGCCGAGCACGACGTGGCGATGCTGGCGATGAAGCTTGGGAGGCTGCGGGAGTTCGAGCGGTACGCCAGGGAGCTGGTGGAGAGCAAGGAGGTGTCCATCGACGTCCTTGCGCCGCAGTCGAGCTACACCCGCTGGGTGGAGGAGTGGAAGAAGCTCTTGCTCAGAGACGAAGCCAGAACAGCGTCGTTGTTTTAG